A genomic segment from Pseudomonas sessilinigenes encodes:
- the hydA gene encoding dihydropyrimidinase, whose translation MSLLIRGATVITHDESYKADVLCAEGLIRAIGAHLDIPAGCEVLDGSGQYLMPGGIDPHTHMQLPFMGTVASEDFFSGTAAGLAGGTTSIIDFVIPNPQQSLLEAFHQWRGWAEKSASDYGFHVAVTWWSEQVREEMAELVRHHGVNSFKHFMAYKNAIMAADDTLVASFERCLELGAVPTVHAENGELVYHLQRKLLAQGITGPEAHPLSRPSQVEGEAASRAIRIAQTLGTPLYLVHVSTREALDEITYARAQGQPVYGEVLAGHLLLDDSVYRDPDWQTAAGYVMSPPFRPRGHQEALWHGLQSGNLHTTATDHCCFCAEQKAAGREDFSKIPNGTAGIEDRMAVLWDEGVNSGRLSMQEFVALTSTNTAKIFNLYPRKGAIRVGADADLVLWDPAGTRTISAKTHHQQVDFNIFEGKTVRGIPSHTISQGRLVWADGDLRAERGAGRYVERPPYPTVFDLLNKRAEAHKPTAVKR comes from the coding sequence ATGTCTCTGTTGATCCGTGGCGCCACCGTTATTACCCATGATGAAAGTTATAAAGCCGATGTCTTGTGCGCAGAGGGCCTGATTAGAGCCATCGGCGCTCACCTGGACATTCCCGCAGGCTGCGAAGTGCTCGACGGCAGCGGCCAGTACCTGATGCCCGGCGGCATCGATCCCCACACCCACATGCAACTGCCCTTCATGGGCACCGTGGCCAGCGAGGACTTCTTCAGCGGGACGGCGGCGGGCCTGGCCGGCGGCACCACCTCGATCATCGACTTCGTGATTCCCAACCCTCAGCAATCGCTGCTGGAGGCCTTCCACCAGTGGCGCGGCTGGGCCGAGAAATCGGCCAGCGACTACGGATTCCATGTGGCCGTGACCTGGTGGAGCGAACAGGTGCGCGAGGAGATGGCCGAGCTGGTACGGCATCACGGGGTCAACAGCTTCAAGCATTTCATGGCCTACAAGAACGCCATCATGGCCGCCGACGACACCCTGGTGGCCAGCTTCGAGCGCTGCCTGGAACTGGGCGCAGTGCCCACGGTGCACGCCGAGAATGGCGAGCTGGTGTATCACCTGCAGCGCAAGCTGCTGGCCCAGGGCATCACCGGGCCGGAAGCCCATCCACTGTCGCGGCCATCCCAGGTGGAGGGCGAAGCCGCCAGCCGGGCGATCCGCATCGCCCAGACCCTGGGCACGCCGCTGTACCTGGTGCACGTGTCCACCCGCGAGGCCCTGGATGAAATCACCTATGCCCGGGCCCAGGGCCAGCCGGTCTATGGCGAAGTGCTGGCCGGGCACCTGCTGCTGGACGACAGCGTGTACCGCGACCCGGACTGGCAGACCGCCGCCGGCTACGTGATGAGCCCGCCCTTTCGCCCGCGCGGCCACCAGGAGGCGCTGTGGCATGGCCTGCAATCGGGCAACCTGCACACCACCGCCACCGACCATTGCTGCTTCTGCGCCGAGCAGAAGGCCGCCGGGCGCGAGGACTTCAGCAAGATCCCCAACGGCACCGCCGGCATCGAGGACCGCATGGCCGTGCTGTGGGACGAAGGGGTCAACAGCGGGCGCCTGTCGATGCAGGAGTTCGTCGCCCTGACCTCCACCAACACCGCCAAGATCTTCAACCTCTACCCGCGCAAGGGGGCGATCCGCGTCGGCGCCGATGCCGACCTGGTGCTGTGGGACCCGGCCGGTACCCGGACCATTTCCGCCAAGACCCACCACCAGCAGGTGGACTTCAACATCTTCGAAGGCAAGACCGTGCGTGGCATCCCCAGCCACACCATCAGCCAGGGCCGGCTGGTGTGGGCCGACGGCGACCTGCGGGCCGAGCGCGGCGCCGGGCGCTACGTCGAGCGCCCGCCCTACCCGACGGTATTCGACCTGCTGAACAAGCGCGCCGAAGCCCACAAGCCGACCGCCGTCAAACGCTGA
- the preA gene encoding NAD-dependent dihydropyrimidine dehydrogenase subunit PreA codes for MMADLSIVFAGIKAPNPFWLASAPPTDKAYNVVRAFEAGWGGVVWKTLGEDPAAVNVSSRYSAHFGANREVLGINNIELITDRSLEINLREITQVKKDWPDRALIVSLMVPCVEDSWKYILPLVEATGADGIELNFGCPHGMPERGMGAAVGQVPEYVEQVTRWCKTYCSLPVIVKLTPNITDIRQSARAAHRGGADAVSLINTINSITSVDLERMVAHPMVGSQSTHGGYCGSAVKPIALNMVAEIARDPQTRGLPICGIGGIGSWRDAAEFVALGCGAVQVCTAAMLHGFRIVEEMQDGLSRWMDSQGYHRLQDFSGRAVGNTTDWKYLDINYQVIAKIDQEACIGCGRCHIACEDTSHQAIASLRQADGTHKYEVIDDECVGCNLCQITCPVQDCIEMVPQQTGKPFLDWLHDPRNPHREEAATSGKF; via the coding sequence GTGATGGCCGATCTGTCGATTGTGTTCGCAGGAATCAAGGCGCCCAACCCGTTCTGGCTGGCCTCCGCGCCGCCCACCGACAAGGCCTACAACGTGGTCCGCGCCTTCGAGGCGGGCTGGGGCGGCGTGGTCTGGAAAACCCTCGGCGAAGACCCGGCGGCGGTCAACGTGTCGTCACGCTACTCGGCGCATTTCGGCGCCAACCGCGAGGTGCTGGGGATCAACAACATCGAGCTGATCACCGACCGTTCCCTGGAGATCAACCTCAGGGAAATCACCCAGGTGAAGAAGGATTGGCCGGACCGGGCGCTGATCGTTTCGCTGATGGTGCCTTGCGTCGAGGATTCGTGGAAATACATCCTGCCGCTGGTGGAGGCCACCGGCGCCGATGGCATCGAGCTGAACTTCGGCTGCCCCCACGGCATGCCGGAACGCGGCATGGGCGCGGCGGTGGGCCAGGTGCCGGAGTACGTCGAGCAGGTGACCCGCTGGTGCAAGACGTACTGCTCGCTGCCGGTGATCGTCAAGCTGACGCCGAACATCACCGACATCCGCCAGTCGGCCCGCGCCGCCCATCGTGGCGGGGCCGATGCGGTGTCGTTGATCAACACCATCAACTCCATCACCAGCGTCGACCTGGAGCGCATGGTGGCCCACCCGATGGTGGGCAGCCAGAGCACCCACGGTGGCTACTGCGGCTCGGCGGTCAAGCCGATCGCCCTGAACATGGTGGCCGAGATCGCCCGTGACCCACAGACCCGTGGCCTGCCGATCTGCGGCATCGGCGGTATCGGCAGCTGGCGCGATGCCGCGGAATTCGTGGCCCTGGGCTGCGGCGCGGTGCAGGTGTGCACGGCGGCGATGCTGCATGGCTTTCGTATCGTCGAAGAGATGCAGGATGGCCTTTCGCGGTGGATGGACAGCCAGGGCTACCACCGCCTGCAGGACTTCTCCGGGCGGGCGGTGGGCAACACCACGGACTGGAAGTACCTGGATATCAACTACCAGGTGATCGCGAAAATTGACCAGGAGGCGTGCATCGGTTGCGGCCGTTGTCATATTGCCTGCGAAGACACTTCGCACCAGGCCATCGCCAGCCTCAGGCAAGCGGACGGCACCCATAAATATGAGGTGATCGACGACGAATGCGTGGGCTGCAACCTGTGCCAGATCACGTGCCCGGTGCAGGATTGCATCGAGATGGTGCCGCAGCAGACCGGCAAGCCGTTCCTCGACTGGCTGCACGACCCCCGCAACCCTCACCGCGAGGAAGCAGCTACAAGCGGCAAGTTCTAA
- a CDS encoding NAD(P)-dependent oxidoreductase, translating to MIQTLNHLPRPTLDGVTLAEHFSDLAPPLTPRQAQLEASRCLYCYDAPCVNACPSEIDIPSFIRHIHTDNVQGAAQKILAANILGGSCARVCPTEVLCQLACVRNNAQECAPVLIGQLQRYALDNAQFSQHPFQRAAATGKRIAVVGAGPAGLSCAHRSALHGHEVVIFEAREKAGGLNEYGIAKYKLVDDFAQRELEFLLDVGGIEIRHGQVLGDNLSLSELHQEFDAVFLGLGLAASKRLGLEHEDAPGLLAATDYIRELRQTDDLGQLPLAERCIVIGAGNTAIDMAVQMARLGARDVNLVYRRGAADMGATGHEQDIAKANQVRLLTWAAPEQVLLDDQGRVRGMRFARTQLVEGRLHTTGETFELAADAIFKAIGQAFDSASLDDPLARELKRSGDRIAVDEQLRTSIPGVYAGGDCTSLGQDLTVQAVQHGKLAAEAMHAQLMLNVEAA from the coding sequence GTGATCCAGACCCTGAACCACTTGCCCCGTCCGACCCTGGACGGCGTCACCCTCGCCGAGCATTTCAGCGACCTGGCGCCACCCCTGACCCCACGCCAGGCGCAGCTGGAAGCTTCGCGCTGCCTGTACTGCTACGACGCGCCCTGCGTCAACGCCTGCCCCAGCGAGATCGACATCCCCTCGTTCATCCGCCACATCCACACCGACAACGTCCAGGGCGCGGCGCAGAAGATCCTCGCGGCGAATATCCTCGGCGGCAGCTGCGCCCGGGTCTGCCCCACCGAGGTCCTGTGCCAGCTGGCTTGCGTGCGCAACAACGCCCAGGAATGCGCGCCGGTGCTGATCGGCCAACTGCAGCGCTACGCCCTGGACAACGCGCAGTTCAGCCAGCATCCGTTCCAGCGCGCCGCCGCCACCGGCAAGCGTATCGCCGTGGTCGGCGCCGGCCCGGCCGGGCTGTCCTGCGCCCACCGCAGCGCCTTGCACGGCCATGAGGTGGTGATCTTCGAGGCCCGGGAAAAAGCCGGGGGCCTCAACGAATACGGGATCGCCAAGTACAAGCTGGTGGACGATTTCGCCCAGCGCGAACTGGAGTTCCTGCTCGACGTCGGCGGCATCGAGATCCGCCATGGCCAGGTACTGGGCGACAACTTGAGCCTGAGCGAACTGCACCAAGAGTTCGATGCGGTATTCCTCGGCCTGGGCCTCGCGGCCAGCAAGCGCCTGGGCCTGGAGCACGAGGACGCCCCCGGGCTGCTGGCGGCCACCGACTATATCCGCGAGCTGCGCCAGACCGACGACCTTGGCCAGTTGCCCCTGGCCGAGCGCTGCATCGTCATCGGCGCCGGCAATACCGCCATCGACATGGCGGTGCAGATGGCCCGCCTCGGCGCCCGCGACGTCAACCTGGTGTACCGCCGTGGCGCCGCCGACATGGGCGCCACCGGCCATGAGCAGGACATCGCCAAGGCCAACCAGGTGCGGTTGCTGACCTGGGCCGCTCCCGAACAGGTATTGCTGGACGACCAGGGCCGGGTGCGCGGCATGCGCTTTGCCCGGACCCAACTGGTGGAGGGTCGCCTGCACACCACCGGCGAAACCTTCGAGCTGGCCGCCGACGCGATCTTCAAGGCCATCGGCCAGGCGTTCGACAGCGCCAGCCTGGACGATCCGCTGGCCCGGGAGCTCAAGCGCAGCGGCGATCGCATCGCCGTGGACGAGCAACTGCGCACCAGCATTCCCGGAGTCTACGCCGGTGGCGACTGCACCAGCCTCGGCCAGGACCTCACCGTCCAGGCCGTGCAGCACGGCAAGCTGGCCGCCGAGGCCATGCATGCTCAACTCATGCTCAACGTGGAGGCTGCGTGA
- a CDS encoding NCS1 family nucleobase:cation symporter-1 yields MQQIRSQVTERAGLYELDAGSDVLDSPRYNHDIAPTKVQERTWNKWHITALWIGMSICVPTYTLGGVLTAYFGLSVGEALLAILLANVVVLLPLTLNAFAGTKYGIPFPVLLRSSFGIIGSNVPCLIRALVACGWFGIQTLFGGLAIHLFLGSIFPDWKALGGTGEVIGFMLFWTLNLWVVLRGAESIKWLETLSAPLLVAVGIGLLLWALPSVSLGELLAIPPKRPEGASVTGYFMAGLTAMVGFWATLSLNIPDFSRYAKSQKDQVLGQIFGLPLTMFLFAALGVVMTAASAKLVGVTVSDPVSLIGHIQSPGWVAVAMALIIIATLSTNTAANIVSPTNDFQNIAPKLIGRTTAVILTGLVGLALMGHELLKKLGLLVSDVSLETVYSNWLLGYSSLLGPIAGIMVVDYFIIRRQRLDLAGLYRDDVYPAWNWHGFIAFAIPVALTLMSLGSSAFNWFYSYGWFTGSALGGLIYYGLCNLRSPQGVSAKTPV; encoded by the coding sequence ATGCAACAGATCAGATCCCAGGTGACCGAGCGCGCCGGCTTGTACGAGCTGGACGCCGGCAGCGACGTGCTCGACAGCCCCCGTTACAACCACGACATCGCCCCGACCAAGGTCCAGGAACGCACCTGGAACAAGTGGCACATCACCGCGCTGTGGATCGGCATGTCGATCTGCGTGCCGACCTACACCCTGGGCGGGGTGCTCACCGCCTACTTCGGCCTGAGTGTCGGCGAGGCGCTGCTGGCGATCCTCTTGGCCAATGTCGTGGTGCTGTTGCCCCTGACCCTCAATGCCTTCGCCGGCACCAAGTACGGCATTCCGTTCCCGGTGCTGCTGCGCTCGTCGTTCGGCATCATCGGCTCCAACGTGCCGTGCCTGATCCGCGCCCTGGTGGCCTGTGGCTGGTTCGGCATCCAGACCCTGTTCGGCGGCCTGGCCATCCACCTGTTCCTTGGCTCGATCTTTCCGGATTGGAAGGCCCTGGGCGGCACCGGCGAGGTGATCGGCTTCATGCTGTTCTGGACCCTCAACCTGTGGGTGGTACTGCGCGGTGCGGAATCGATCAAGTGGCTGGAGACCTTGTCGGCGCCGCTGTTGGTGGCGGTGGGCATCGGGTTGCTGCTATGGGCCTTGCCCAGCGTATCGCTCGGTGAGTTGCTGGCGATCCCGCCCAAGCGTCCCGAAGGCGCCAGCGTCACCGGCTACTTCATGGCCGGGCTGACGGCCATGGTCGGTTTCTGGGCCACCTTGTCGCTGAACATCCCGGACTTCAGCCGCTACGCCAAGAGCCAGAAGGACCAGGTGCTGGGGCAGATCTTCGGCCTGCCGCTGACCATGTTCCTGTTCGCCGCCCTGGGAGTGGTGATGACCGCGGCCTCGGCCAAGCTGGTGGGGGTCACGGTCTCCGACCCGGTGAGCCTGATCGGGCATATCCAGAGCCCGGGCTGGGTGGCCGTGGCCATGGCGCTGATCATCATCGCCACGCTGTCGACCAACACCGCGGCCAACATCGTCTCGCCCACCAACGACTTCCAGAACATCGCCCCCAAGCTGATCGGCCGCACCACGGCGGTGATCCTCACCGGCCTGGTAGGGCTGGCGCTGATGGGCCACGAACTGCTCAAGAAGCTCGGCCTGCTGGTGTCCGACGTGAGCCTGGAAACCGTGTATTCCAACTGGCTGCTGGGCTACTCCAGCCTCCTGGGGCCGATTGCCGGGATCATGGTAGTGGACTACTTCATCATTCGCAGGCAACGCCTGGACCTGGCCGGGTTGTACCGCGACGACGTGTACCCGGCGTGGAACTGGCACGGCTTCATCGCCTTCGCCATCCCGGTGGCGCTGACCCTGATGTCGCTGGGCAGCAGTGCCTTCAACTGGTTCTACAGCTACGGCTGGTTCACCGGTTCGGCCCTGGGCGGGCTCATCTACTACGGCCTGTGCAACCTGCGCAGCCCGCAGGGCGTGAGCGCCAAGACGCCGGTGTGA
- a CDS encoding MFS transporter: MSAIASSRNRIALMAVCLSATMLGLEITSIPAILPTLEHTLAADFRQLQWIMNAYTIAMCAMLIAMGALADRYGRKRLFMLNVAAFGVASLVCGLASNAPLLIAARFGQGVSAAGMLACQVAILSQQFREGPERGVAFSCWGVVFGLGLGTGPVVGGAILAASSWQWVFLIHGVLALLTLALTQRGVQESADPHTTGIDIGGMITLPLAVFGCVYLITQGQELGLGSAGARGVLAASLACLLLFVVIERRAERPIFDFKAFGIRHFSGALLGACAMNFSFWPFIIYFPLYLQSALGYDGVQSGLIVLTYTLPICLVPPLAEKMLAKRGPGWVIPLGMFAIALGFGLLGLAVTTSYAGWASLLPGCLLAGAGVGLTTTCVTNTATGALPAERAGMASGMEFSARMISLSINIAVMGLILGLGVSWSLEQSLAPLGVQAGRALVDAICAGNFTAAEALGVPIDLARHALMQGIGWVLGYGASATLVLALLALRVFGKYRPRTLSPIADLAKGD, translated from the coding sequence ATGAGCGCAATTGCATCATCCAGAAACCGGATCGCCCTGATGGCGGTCTGCCTGTCCGCCACGATGCTCGGTTTGGAAATCACCAGCATCCCCGCCATCCTGCCCACGCTTGAACACACATTGGCCGCCGACTTCCGGCAACTGCAATGGATCATGAACGCCTACACCATCGCGATGTGCGCCATGCTCATCGCCATGGGCGCCTTGGCCGACCGCTATGGCCGCAAGCGCCTGTTCATGCTCAACGTCGCGGCTTTCGGCGTGGCGTCACTGGTCTGCGGCCTGGCCAGCAATGCCCCGCTGCTGATTGCCGCGCGATTCGGCCAGGGTGTCAGTGCCGCAGGGATGCTGGCCTGCCAGGTGGCGATCCTCTCCCAACAGTTTCGCGAAGGCCCCGAACGGGGCGTGGCATTCTCCTGCTGGGGCGTGGTCTTCGGCTTGGGCCTGGGCACCGGCCCGGTCGTTGGCGGGGCGATCCTGGCGGCTTCGAGCTGGCAATGGGTGTTCCTGATCCATGGGGTCCTGGCGCTGCTGACCCTTGCCCTGACCCAACGCGGAGTGCAAGAGTCGGCCGACCCGCACACCACCGGTATCGACATCGGCGGCATGATCACCTTGCCACTGGCGGTGTTCGGTTGCGTCTACCTGATCACCCAGGGCCAGGAGCTCGGCCTCGGGAGTGCCGGCGCAAGGGGCGTGCTGGCGGCCAGCCTCGCCTGCCTGCTGCTCTTCGTCGTGATCGAGCGCCGGGCCGAACGGCCCATCTTCGATTTCAAGGCCTTTGGTATCCGCCACTTCTCCGGAGCCCTGCTGGGGGCCTGCGCCATGAACTTCAGCTTCTGGCCCTTCATCATCTACTTTCCCCTCTACCTGCAGTCGGCACTGGGTTATGACGGCGTGCAGTCCGGGCTGATCGTACTCACCTACACCCTGCCGATCTGCCTCGTGCCGCCCTTGGCGGAGAAGATGCTGGCCAAGCGCGGCCCTGGCTGGGTGATCCCCCTTGGGATGTTCGCCATAGCCCTGGGGTTTGGACTCCTGGGCCTTGCCGTCACCACGTCCTACGCCGGTTGGGCCAGCCTGCTGCCTGGCTGCCTGCTGGCAGGCGCGGGAGTCGGCCTGACCACCACCTGCGTCACCAACACCGCCACCGGGGCTCTCCCAGCGGAGCGCGCAGGCATGGCCTCTGGCATGGAGTTCAGTGCACGGATGATTTCGCTGTCCATCAACATTGCCGTGATGGGATTGATCCTGGGGCTGGGAGTCTCCTGGTCGCTGGAGCAAAGCCTGGCCCCTCTCGGGGTCCAGGCGGGGCGTGCACTGGTGGACGCCATCTGCGCAGGCAACTTCACGGCCGCTGAAGCGCTGGGGGTTCCCATCGACCTGGCGCGTCACGCATTGATGCAGGGAATCGGCTGGGTCCTGGGCTACGGCGCCAGCGCTACCCTGGTCCTGGCGTTACTGGCGCTGCGGGTCTTTGGCAAGTATCGGCCGCGCACCCTCTCGCCCATAGCCGACCTGGCCAAGGGTGACTGA
- a CDS encoding DUF2188 domain-containing protein, whose product MSTPLLNKMQINGYQVLSVNNGPWKVCTPGDRLATFGTREEALAFAAALPVRKDRPRPTAR is encoded by the coding sequence ATGAGTACGCCACTGCTGAACAAGATGCAGATCAATGGCTATCAGGTACTGAGCGTCAATAACGGACCCTGGAAGGTCTGCACCCCGGGCGACCGGCTTGCCACCTTCGGCACCCGGGAAGAGGCTCTGGCCTTCGCCGCTGCCTTGCCGGTACGCAAGGATCGGCCCAGGCCCACCGCACGATAG
- a CDS encoding aliphatic sulfonate ABC transporter substrate-binding protein, whose amino-acid sequence MRQPFALPRRLSLSVLVALALGMACNAQADTSLRIGYQKSSTLLAVLKAQGTLEKQLAGQGVNITWHEFTSGLPLAESLNVGNVDISADVADTVPVFAQAAGARLTYFATETPSPAAQSIVIGKDSPLKSLADLKGKRIAVTKAAGSHYLLIAALREVGLSFADIQPVYLTPADGRAALETAKVDAWVTWEPFVASAERQQGARVLHDGQGLASYRRYYLASNDYAKAHPEVLQQVFTELQKTGAWVKANPAQAAKLLGPLWGNLDVPTVELANSRRTYQVEPVQVQALGEQQKIADTFYQEKLLPRPVDARAVQLWSPKHL is encoded by the coding sequence ATGCGCCAACCCTTTGCTTTGCCTCGTCGCTTGTCGCTCTCCGTCCTTGTCGCCCTGGCGCTGGGCATGGCCTGCAACGCCCAGGCCGACACCAGCCTGCGCATCGGCTACCAGAAGTCCTCGACCCTGCTGGCAGTGCTCAAGGCCCAGGGCACCCTGGAAAAGCAACTGGCGGGGCAAGGGGTGAACATCACCTGGCACGAGTTCACCAGCGGTTTGCCCCTGGCCGAATCGCTGAACGTGGGCAATGTCGATATCAGCGCCGATGTCGCCGACACCGTGCCGGTGTTCGCCCAGGCCGCCGGTGCCAGGTTGACCTACTTCGCCACCGAGACCCCATCGCCTGCGGCCCAGTCCATCGTCATCGGCAAGGATTCGCCGCTCAAGTCCCTGGCCGATCTCAAGGGCAAGCGCATCGCCGTGACCAAGGCTGCCGGCAGCCATTACCTGCTGATCGCCGCGTTGCGCGAGGTGGGCTTGAGCTTCGCCGATATCCAGCCGGTGTACCTGACCCCCGCCGATGGCCGCGCCGCCCTGGAAACCGCCAAGGTCGATGCCTGGGTCACCTGGGAACCCTTCGTCGCCAGCGCCGAGCGCCAGCAGGGTGCACGGGTACTGCACGACGGCCAGGGCCTGGCCAGCTACCGCCGCTACTACCTGGCCTCCAACGACTACGCCAAGGCCCATCCCGAGGTGTTGCAGCAGGTATTTACCGAGTTGCAGAAAACCGGCGCCTGGGTCAAGGCCAACCCGGCACAAGCGGCCAAGCTGCTGGGCCCGCTATGGGGCAACCTCGACGTCCCGACCGTAGAACTGGCTAACAGCCGCCGCACCTACCAGGTCGAGCCCGTACAGGTGCAAGCCCTGGGCGAACAGCAGAAGATCGCCGACACCTTCTACCAGGAGAAACTCCTGCCCAGGCCCGTGGATGCCCGGGCCGTACAGCTCTGGAGCCCCAAGCATCTGTAG
- a CDS encoding Zn-dependent hydrolase: protein MNAAVDVLQSSHQHINRDRLWQSLMELARLGATVKGGVCRLALTDLDRQARDLFVTWCEEAGCTVSVDGIGNIFARRPGRNPQLPPVMTGSHIDTQPTGGKFDGCFGVLAGLEVLRTLNDLKLETEAPLEVVVWTNEEGSRFPPCMMGSGVFAEKFTLQDTLARTDAEGISVGAALNAIGYAGTRQVSGHPVGAYFEAHIEQGPILEDERKTIGVVLGALGQKWFDLKLRGVEAHAGPTPMHLRKDALVGAAAVVAAVNRAALGHQPHACGTVGCLQAYPGSRNVIPGEVRMTLDFRHLEPARLDSMIAEVRQVIECTCEEHGLSFELTPTADFPPLYFHKVCVEAVRGAAEGLGLSHMDIVSGAGHDAIFVAELGPAGMIFVPCEGGISHNEIENADPDDLAAGCAVLLRAMLAASQTISLTS from the coding sequence ATGAACGCTGCCGTCGACGTTCTGCAATCCAGCCATCAGCACATCAACCGCGACCGCCTGTGGCAGTCGCTCATGGAGCTGGCCCGGCTCGGCGCCACGGTCAAGGGCGGGGTCTGCCGCCTGGCCCTGACCGACCTCGACCGCCAGGCCCGTGACCTGTTCGTCACCTGGTGCGAGGAGGCCGGGTGCACGGTCAGCGTGGACGGCATCGGCAACATCTTCGCCCGCCGCCCCGGGCGCAACCCGCAGTTGCCTCCGGTGATGACCGGCAGCCATATCGACACCCAGCCCACCGGGGGCAAGTTCGATGGTTGCTTTGGCGTGCTGGCGGGGCTTGAGGTGTTGCGCACCCTCAACGACCTCAAGCTGGAAACCGAGGCCCCCCTGGAAGTGGTGGTGTGGACCAACGAGGAAGGCTCGCGCTTCCCACCGTGCATGATGGGCTCCGGGGTGTTCGCCGAGAAATTCACCCTGCAGGACACCCTGGCCAGGACCGATGCCGAGGGCATCAGCGTCGGCGCGGCGCTGAACGCCATCGGCTACGCCGGCACGCGCCAAGTCAGCGGGCATCCGGTGGGGGCCTACTTCGAGGCGCATATCGAGCAGGGGCCGATTCTTGAAGATGAGCGCAAGACCATCGGCGTGGTGCTCGGCGCCCTCGGGCAGAAGTGGTTCGACCTCAAGCTGCGCGGGGTCGAGGCCCATGCCGGCCCGACCCCGATGCACCTGCGCAAGGACGCCCTGGTCGGCGCCGCGGCGGTGGTGGCGGCGGTCAACCGTGCGGCCCTCGGCCATCAACCCCACGCCTGCGGCACTGTCGGTTGCCTGCAGGCCTACCCGGGCTCGCGCAACGTGATTCCCGGCGAGGTGCGCATGACCCTGGACTTCCGTCACTTGGAGCCTGCGCGCCTGGACTCGATGATCGCCGAGGTGCGCCAGGTGATCGAATGCACGTGCGAGGAACACGGCCTGAGTTTCGAGCTGACCCCGACGGCGGACTTCCCGCCGCTGTACTTCCACAAGGTGTGCGTCGAGGCCGTGCGCGGCGCCGCCGAGGGCCTGGGCTTGTCGCACATGGACATCGTCAGTGGCGCCGGGCATGACGCGATCTTCGTCGCCGAACTGGGGCCGGCGGGGATGATCTTCGTGCCCTGCGAAGGCGGCATCAGCCACAACGAAATCGAGAACGCCGATCCTGACGACCTGGCCGCCGGCTGCGCGGTGCTGCTGCGCGCCATGCTCGCCGCCTCCCAGACCATCAGCCTGACCTCCTGA
- a CDS encoding HAD family hydrolase produces MTIRAVVFDFGGVLFDWSPHHLYRQLIPDDQHRQWFLDTICTQAWNTRQDGGRSLAEGTRSLVAEHPEHAALIEAYYGRWVEMLRGQLDDGVALLEELHQAQMPLFGLTNWSRETFPYAWDNYPFLRLLRDIVVSGQEHQLKPEPPIYHTTVQRIRAHLPDIAPEELAFIDDHEPNIQAARALGWNAIHHLSAQKTREQLQALGVTL; encoded by the coding sequence ATGACGATTCGTGCTGTGGTTTTCGACTTCGGTGGCGTGCTGTTCGACTGGAGTCCCCATCATCTGTACCGGCAACTGATCCCCGATGATCAACACCGCCAATGGTTCCTCGACACCATCTGCACCCAGGCCTGGAACACCCGGCAAGACGGCGGTCGCAGCCTGGCCGAGGGCACCCGCAGCCTGGTGGCCGAGCACCCCGAGCATGCAGCGCTGATCGAAGCCTATTACGGGCGCTGGGTGGAAATGCTGCGCGGACAGCTGGACGACGGCGTGGCCCTGCTGGAGGAGCTGCACCAGGCGCAGATGCCGCTGTTCGGCTTGACCAACTGGTCCCGCGAGACCTTTCCCTACGCCTGGGACAACTACCCTTTCCTGCGGCTTCTGCGCGACATCGTGGTGTCCGGCCAGGAGCACCAGCTCAAGCCCGAGCCGCCGATCTACCACACCACGGTGCAACGCATCCGCGCCCACCTGCCGGACATCGCCCCCGAGGAACTGGCGTTCATCGACGACCATGAGCCGAATATCCAGGCGGCCAGGGCCCTGGGCTGGAATGCCATCCACCATCTTTCGGCGCAGAAAACGCGTGAACAATTGCAAGCGCTGGGCGTGACGCTGTAG
- a CDS encoding DUF6021 family protein: MSTRQPTGPSSSEHATGRHDPGFDPDSPDLADPQVDPVGPARAPLDRPPPEHERKRSRAYDPLANLKK, translated from the coding sequence ATGAGCACCCGGCAACCCACCGGACCGAGTTCGTCCGAGCACGCCACAGGCCGTCATGACCCGGGATTCGATCCCGACTCACCGGACCTGGCCGACCCCCAGGTCGATCCGGTAGGCCCGGCGAGGGCCCCGCTGGATCGGCCGCCACCGGAGCATGAGCGCAAGCGCTCCCGAGCCTATGATCCGTTGGCCAACCTGAAGAAGTGA